In Dyadobacter sp. NIV53, a single window of DNA contains:
- a CDS encoding acyl-CoA thioesterase: MLKAKHPKQSEVIMTEMVLPNDTNTLNNLMGGRLLHWMDICAAISAQKHSNRIVVTASVDNVSFTEPIRLGNIITMHAKVTRSFNSSMEVYLEVWAEDIPAGLRVSTNRAFYTFVAVDQNGRPIEVPPLEPESKEEIELHISALRRRQLRLVLAGRMNPAEATELKALFDVE; encoded by the coding sequence ATGTTAAAGGCAAAACATCCGAAGCAATCAGAAGTGATCATGACCGAAATGGTACTTCCCAACGATACCAATACTCTGAACAACCTGATGGGAGGACGATTGCTGCACTGGATGGATATTTGTGCTGCCATTTCTGCCCAGAAACATTCCAATCGTATTGTGGTTACGGCTTCGGTGGATAACGTTTCTTTTACTGAGCCGATCAGGCTTGGGAATATTATCACTATGCATGCCAAAGTCACCAGGTCTTTCAATTCTTCCATGGAAGTGTATCTGGAAGTTTGGGCAGAAGACATTCCGGCGGGTTTGCGGGTAAGCACCAACCGTGCGTTTTACACATTTGTAGCCGTAGATCAAAACGGTCGTCCTATTGAAGTCCCTCCTTTGGAACCGGAGTCAAAAGAGGAAATAGAATTACACATCAGTGCATTACGCCGGAGGCAACTCCGCCTGGTTTTGGCCGGCCGTATGAATCCTGCGGAGGCTACGGAATTAAAAGCATTGTTTGATGTAGAATAA
- a CDS encoding TIGR00266 family protein, with protein sequence MISHEIDYKIIGDDIQIVEIELDPNETVIAEAGAMLFMEDGIEFQTKMGDGSEANQSIMGKIFQAGTRVITGESLFMTHFTNRGIGKKKVAFSAPYPGTVMPIDLSKIYGNELIVQKDGFLCAALGTSMKIHFNQRFGSGLFGGEGFILQKLKGDGMAFVHAGGVVIERQLNNEMLRIDTGCVVAFEQSLSFDIQRSGGLKSMVFGGEGMFLATLRGSGRVWIQSMPISKLIQRLSIGGGNARKEGGSIIGGLGSLFED encoded by the coding sequence ATGATCTCACACGAAATTGACTACAAAATCATCGGCGACGATATCCAGATTGTAGAAATAGAACTCGATCCCAACGAAACGGTAATAGCCGAAGCCGGTGCGATGCTTTTTATGGAAGACGGTATTGAATTCCAGACCAAAATGGGTGATGGCTCGGAAGCAAACCAGAGTATTATGGGTAAGATATTTCAGGCAGGTACGCGTGTTATCACCGGTGAATCGCTTTTCATGACCCACTTTACCAATCGTGGAATCGGAAAGAAAAAGGTTGCTTTTTCGGCACCATATCCCGGAACGGTTATGCCTATTGACCTGTCCAAAATTTATGGTAACGAACTGATCGTACAAAAGGATGGCTTTTTGTGTGCCGCTCTGGGAACGAGTATGAAAATACATTTTAACCAGCGTTTTGGATCGGGCCTTTTTGGAGGTGAAGGATTTATCCTGCAAAAGTTAAAAGGGGATGGAATGGCTTTTGTCCATGCAGGCGGAGTAGTCATTGAACGCCAGCTGAACAATGAAATGCTGAGAATTGACACTGGTTGCGTCGTTGCTTTCGAACAATCGCTGAGCTTCGACATTCAGCGTTCCGGCGGATTGAAATCCATGGTTTTTGGTGGTGAAGGTATGTTTCTGGCAACGCTTCGCGGTTCAGGACGGGTTTGGATACAATCTATGCCAATCTCCAAACTAATTCAGAGATTGTCTATTGGCGGAGGAAATGCCAGAAAAGAAGGCGGCTCTATCATTGGTGGGCTAGGAAGTTTATTCGAAGATTAA
- a CDS encoding PspC domain-containing protein: MKKTISINIGGIIFHIEEDGYEKLKGYLSSIQKYFSSFADSKEILSDIEGRVAERFLNKQKAENKQVISLVDVEELIGAMGTVADFEAIEQAEDLFADPLESASYAKAPPKEETFASAGNTSQTETAKPGVARKLYRDLKRKLIGGVAAGLAHYFTIDPLWIRLAFLFAVIGLPAGSGIFNLDLEDELGPLSGFMVLVYIAMWIAFPGSATLEEDTRIKKFYRDPDRKVVGGVAAGVASYFGVDLGVVRFLWVLSILFFGTGVLIYIILWVIAPVANTLTEKMEMQGEPITLSNIESNIKQSLNVDEKSGEENALTKILLLPFRAIALIIGALGKLFKGLGPVLRVLIGVFLVGVSAITLFGLLVGGGILLGVTSAAPFDDMPIPFMIMQELPTSLILSGILVTAIPFITFLLLGLTLLSNRRLVGSSVWLTLLGLWIVGIIVSTVQGVAFQRNFAKRGEFSTSVYYTIPTGTLTLDKSNEYDDENVDIDIRLTGSGTSDSLKLEKTMFSRGRTREAAQKIASGLEYNLNVKDSIILFHEGPGLAKSGPFRDQRIDLTLHVPYDKPFIMTREFYYSLSHNDGSFPQMNQYHLDDNEVNWNSLRWTIRRDSGLICTNIPAKYIRNDNEDNQESSDEYSSFNDENSDLNLGERGTYIKQFPVGAFQKLNIGGAYSISIRQGTEFNVSADGEADDVDDLKVTVEDGTLHVKRSSNFNLFNMDKWNRVGLIITMPTVESISLSGANKARVSGFRGLTKLDVDVTGASKTEIDVETNELIVELSGASRATLMGSAKSANFDLSGACKLNATGMNIENVDIEASGASKAELGRVTNIKKSSNGASKIDVQQ, encoded by the coding sequence ATGAAAAAGACAATCAGCATAAATATCGGTGGTATCATCTTTCACATAGAGGAAGACGGCTACGAAAAGTTGAAAGGTTATTTGTCATCCATTCAGAAATATTTTTCTTCTTTCGCAGATAGCAAAGAAATTCTTTCTGACATTGAAGGCCGCGTTGCCGAAAGGTTTCTGAATAAACAGAAAGCAGAAAACAAACAGGTTATATCCTTGGTCGATGTGGAAGAACTGATCGGGGCAATGGGTACAGTGGCGGATTTTGAAGCTATTGAACAGGCAGAAGATCTTTTTGCAGACCCGTTAGAATCTGCTTCTTATGCAAAAGCGCCACCAAAAGAGGAAACTTTTGCTTCGGCTGGTAATACTTCCCAGACAGAAACTGCCAAACCAGGTGTTGCCAGAAAACTGTACAGGGATTTGAAAAGAAAATTAATAGGCGGTGTTGCTGCCGGTCTGGCGCATTATTTCACGATCGATCCGCTTTGGATCCGCCTTGCATTTTTATTCGCAGTAATAGGCCTGCCAGCAGGTTCCGGTATTTTTAATCTGGACCTGGAAGACGAATTGGGTCCATTGTCAGGATTTATGGTATTGGTTTATATTGCTATGTGGATTGCTTTTCCGGGATCTGCAACTTTGGAAGAAGATACCAGGATCAAGAAATTTTACAGAGATCCGGACCGCAAAGTAGTAGGTGGGGTAGCCGCTGGTGTAGCATCCTATTTTGGTGTTGACCTGGGTGTGGTCCGTTTTCTTTGGGTTCTGTCCATATTGTTTTTTGGAACGGGTGTTCTTATTTATATCATTTTATGGGTTATAGCACCTGTTGCCAATACGCTTACTGAGAAAATGGAAATGCAGGGCGAGCCGATAACTTTGTCCAATATTGAATCCAACATCAAACAAAGCCTGAATGTTGATGAAAAAAGTGGTGAAGAAAATGCGCTTACCAAAATATTGCTTTTGCCTTTTCGTGCCATTGCCTTAATTATAGGTGCATTGGGGAAGTTGTTTAAAGGTCTTGGTCCTGTATTAAGAGTACTGATTGGAGTGTTTCTGGTAGGGGTGTCTGCAATTACTTTATTTGGTTTGCTTGTTGGCGGCGGGATTTTGCTGGGAGTTACCAGTGCGGCACCTTTTGATGATATGCCGATACCCTTCATGATCATGCAGGAATTGCCAACAAGCCTGATCTTGTCAGGTATACTGGTAACTGCCATTCCCTTTATAACTTTTCTCTTATTAGGATTAACACTTTTATCAAACAGAAGGCTGGTAGGAAGTTCAGTTTGGCTGACATTACTTGGCCTTTGGATTGTTGGTATTATTGTCAGTACGGTTCAGGGCGTTGCTTTTCAAAGGAATTTTGCGAAACGTGGTGAATTCTCAACATCTGTTTATTACACGATTCCAACCGGAACGCTTACACTTGATAAGAGTAATGAATACGATGACGAAAATGTTGATATTGATATCAGATTAACCGGTTCAGGTACAAGTGACAGTCTTAAGTTGGAAAAAACGATGTTTTCAAGAGGGCGTACCCGTGAAGCAGCTCAGAAAATAGCTTCGGGACTGGAATATAATCTGAACGTAAAGGATTCAATTATTTTGTTTCATGAAGGGCCGGGATTAGCAAAAAGCGGCCCATTCCGTGATCAGCGCATTGATCTTACCCTGCATGTACCTTATGATAAACCATTTATTATGACCCGTGAATTTTATTATTCACTTTCTCATAATGATGGCAGCTTTCCTCAAATGAATCAGTATCATTTAGATGACAATGAGGTAAACTGGAACTCGCTTCGCTGGACAATCCGTCGTGATTCTGGCTTGATTTGTACTAATATACCAGCCAAATATATCAGAAATGATAATGAAGATAATCAGGAAAGCAGTGACGAATATTCCTCTTTCAATGACGAAAACAGTGATTTGAACCTTGGAGAGCGTGGCACTTATATCAAGCAATTCCCGGTAGGGGCTTTCCAGAAACTGAATATTGGCGGGGCCTATTCAATCAGTATCAGGCAGGGAACTGAATTCAATGTATCGGCTGATGGCGAAGCAGATGATGTGGACGACTTGAAAGTGACTGTGGAAGATGGTACACTACACGTAAAAAGATCTTCTAATTTCAATTTATTTAATATGGATAAATGGAATAGGGTAGGGCTGATTATTACGATGCCGACCGTTGAAAGCATTTCTTTATCGGGGGCAAACAAAGCAAGAGTTTCAGGATTCAGAGGCCTGACTAAACTGGATGTAGATGTTACCGGTGCATCTAAAACTGAAATTGATGTGGAAACCAATGAACTGATCGTTGAACTTTCGGGAGCATCGAGAGCGACTTTGATGGGAAGTGCAAAATCAGCTAATTTTGATCTGTCAGGCGCATGTAAGCTTAATGCAACAGGAATGAATATCGAAAACGTAGACATTGAAGCTTCCGGTGCGTCCAAAGCCGAGTTGGGAAGGGTAACGAATATAAAGAAAAGCTCAAATGGCGCTAGTAAAATTGATGTTCAGCAATAA
- a CDS encoding sialate O-acetylesterase, giving the protein MFNRVGYILILLLWTTVLHAQLTITSPVNNQIIQRDTAGIAHIAITGYATIPYSKIEVHLTPFEKNPYPAKKWLFTQDQLSQGFLSAYLQAETGWYQLKLLGHRNDNTVDSATISRIGVGEVFLIAGNSNAMGLPNLGAKSTSEQVISFNTTNKTLNPENITVAPNEPMQIPAFEPINSKNHIFPSGETSWYWGELGEMLSRKWKTPVLFLNAAWAAANSENYRDAASGKDAYNLYVGKNWPNRQPYTNLVNTIRYFNSWLGMRAVLWSHGENDAQLNFTEDAYFSNIKTLLDNSRKDTGHNIPWIIAKNSVSTSLDKPYLPVINAQNRLASLKNFNTFSGPDLDTIQVPRLAHGHFENVSGGLQGLTLAATAWNRILSDSVLRAVIPLQPAYAMHTGVVPYNAFPGADFTLPYQITGKENITIQAELLNDEGKFVAIAGTGNDSPLHIKLPSNLKNGIYKIRLTGLNPVLPGSISTSFYVHKALHKIEFVNTISAEPTEKEIQISWLMAANPELKTMVVQKTTDNRNYSDLESFDPVDNETNSHIYTYSDLNTGESSIFYRIKLEYKNGETTYSTIVAVFQEGGPPDFIVFPNPVNGQQFYLRPGKPTTSFHCSLFDTRGKAHALFFTQRDVIGLIVARPFYHLPAGNYILKITTDSGSSTQTVIFN; this is encoded by the coding sequence TTGTTTAATCGTGTTGGTTACATTCTGATACTTCTATTATGGACTACTGTTTTACATGCACAGCTCACTATTACCAGTCCGGTCAACAATCAGATTATTCAGCGTGACACCGCAGGAATTGCCCATATTGCCATTACCGGTTATGCTACGATTCCCTATTCAAAAATAGAAGTTCATCTTACACCCTTTGAAAAAAATCCTTATCCGGCAAAGAAATGGCTGTTTACACAAGATCAGCTAAGCCAGGGGTTTTTAAGTGCATACTTACAGGCAGAAACCGGCTGGTATCAATTGAAACTTTTAGGGCATAGAAATGACAATACTGTTGATTCAGCGACTATATCCAGAATTGGAGTGGGAGAAGTTTTTTTGATTGCTGGTAATTCTAATGCAATGGGCCTGCCCAATTTGGGAGCCAAAAGCACTTCTGAGCAGGTTATTTCTTTTAACACAACAAATAAAACCCTGAATCCTGAAAACATAACCGTAGCACCGAATGAACCGATGCAAATTCCTGCCTTTGAACCGATAAATAGTAAAAATCATATTTTCCCATCAGGAGAAACGTCCTGGTACTGGGGAGAACTGGGTGAAATGCTTTCCCGAAAATGGAAAACACCTGTCCTATTTCTGAACGCAGCATGGGCAGCAGCCAATTCTGAAAACTACCGGGATGCGGCTTCGGGAAAAGACGCCTACAATCTGTATGTAGGAAAAAACTGGCCGAACCGCCAGCCTTATACCAATCTGGTCAATACAATCCGCTATTTCAACTCGTGGCTTGGGATGAGAGCTGTTTTATGGTCACATGGTGAAAATGATGCCCAGCTAAATTTTACAGAAGACGCTTATTTCAGCAATATTAAAACCCTGCTTGACAACAGCAGAAAAGATACCGGGCACAATATTCCCTGGATTATTGCCAAAAATTCCGTGAGTACTTCTTTGGACAAACCGTATTTGCCTGTGATTAATGCGCAAAACAGACTTGCTTCTTTAAAAAATTTCAACACATTTTCCGGCCCGGATCTGGATACGATCCAGGTTCCGCGCCTTGCTCACGGGCATTTTGAAAATGTTTCAGGAGGACTGCAGGGATTAACATTGGCCGCCACAGCCTGGAACCGCATTTTATCTGATTCTGTACTTCGTGCTGTTATTCCTTTACAGCCTGCATATGCAATGCATACAGGTGTAGTTCCATATAATGCATTTCCAGGCGCAGATTTCACTTTACCATATCAAATTACAGGTAAAGAAAATATTACCATTCAGGCTGAATTATTAAATGATGAAGGAAAATTTGTAGCCATTGCGGGTACTGGAAATGACAGCCCACTTCATATCAAACTCCCTTCAAACCTCAAAAATGGTATTTACAAAATAAGGCTGACAGGATTGAACCCGGTTCTGCCCGGAAGTATTTCTACCTCATTTTATGTCCATAAAGCTTTGCATAAAATTGAATTTGTCAATACGATCTCAGCAGAACCCACTGAAAAAGAAATTCAGATTTCGTGGCTTATGGCCGCCAATCCTGAATTAAAAACAATGGTTGTACAAAAAACTACAGATAACCGTAATTATAGTGACCTGGAAAGTTTCGACCCCGTGGACAATGAAACTAATTCACATATCTATACTTATTCAGATCTCAATACCGGTGAAAGTAGTATTTTTTACAGGATTAAGCTAGAATATAAAAATGGAGAAACGACTTACTCAACCATAGTTGCGGTTTTTCAGGAAGGCGGCCCGCCAGATTTTATCGTTTTTCCTAATCCGGTTAATGGCCAGCAATTTTATTTAAGGCCAGGCAAGCCGACAACCAGTTTCCATTGTTCACTATTTGATACAAGAGGCAAAGCACATGCTTTATTTTTCACACAACGTGACGTAATCGGATTGATAGTCGCACGGCCATTCTATCATTTGCCAGCAGGAAATTACATTTTGAAGATTACGACCGATTCGGGGAGCAGCACCCAGACTGTTATCTTTAATTGA
- a CDS encoding outer membrane beta-barrel protein, with protein sequence MKHYITSALIIFGVLIFSPDTRSQGKGNSAKRYTPPFGVLSLTGGIGLTYYYGDLNNKINLKHLGMGPSVSLGALYRVTEHFSARGEFRFYQTSGEQRYSRYPDNNLSFRTRNPDINLGIQADLFSYNSHARINPYLFLGAGVTYLNPKAKLDGKWYSLPPLTTEGVKYSRLPLVITGAIGVSVQAFERLSLGIEMNNNFVRSDYFDDVSGVFPNPDQLPSDLARRLSDRSSEIGLDPKQPGWHRGVGTRNDIFSFVQLRATYLIGNRMQASERKRMRCPKL encoded by the coding sequence ATGAAGCACTATATAACATCAGCACTTATCATTTTCGGGGTTCTTATTTTTTCTCCTGATACAAGATCACAGGGAAAAGGTAATTCAGCTAAAAGATATACGCCTCCATTTGGTGTACTAAGCCTAACCGGCGGAATTGGCCTTACTTATTATTACGGCGACCTTAATAATAAGATCAATTTGAAACATCTGGGAATGGGGCCATCAGTTTCACTGGGTGCTTTGTATCGCGTTACTGAACATTTTAGTGCAAGAGGGGAGTTTCGTTTTTACCAGACTTCCGGTGAGCAGAGGTATTCCAGGTATCCTGACAATAATCTTTCCTTCCGAACCCGCAATCCGGATATTAATCTGGGTATTCAGGCTGATTTGTTTTCTTACAACAGTCACGCCAGAATCAATCCATATTTGTTTTTAGGCGCAGGTGTAACGTATCTTAACCCGAAAGCGAAGCTTGATGGAAAATGGTACAGTTTGCCTCCTCTTACTACCGAAGGGGTTAAATACAGCCGGTTACCATTGGTAATTACAGGTGCGATCGGAGTTTCTGTACAGGCATTTGAGAGGCTTAGCTTGGGAATAGAAATGAATAACAATTTTGTCAGATCCGATTATTTCGATGATGTCAGTGGTGTTTTCCCTAATCCGGATCAGTTGCCAAGCGATCTTGCAAGAAGGCTATCGGACCGTTCGTCTGAAATTGGATTAGATCCCAAACAGCCAGGATGGCATAGAGGAGTCGGAACCAGAAATGATATTTTCTCATTTGTACAGCTCCGCGCAACTTACCTGATCGGCAACAGAATGCAGGCTTCGGAAAGAAAAAGGATGCGTTGCCCGAAACTCTGA
- a CDS encoding head GIN domain-containing protein — MKKFIAAGLLALLVSVTTFAQDTKKFPVSGFNKLAMGSAFKIDVKQGSNFSVTASGKSEDLSDLEANVSGGVLKIGYRGNNWHKNRKTVSINITMPNLHGVDFSGASTATVGKFSGVKNFDVEVSGASRVTMEVAAQKVSMDLSGASSLVLTGQCDVLNGEVSGASTFKGRDFPAKEVNIDASGASSAAVVASTTIHAEASGASSIRYSGNVKDIHSSTSGASSVKRD, encoded by the coding sequence ATGAAGAAATTTATTGCAGCAGGCTTATTGGCCCTACTGGTATCTGTCACCACGTTTGCACAGGATACAAAGAAATTTCCGGTTTCCGGTTTTAATAAACTTGCGATGGGAAGCGCCTTCAAAATTGATGTAAAACAAGGCAGCAATTTCAGTGTTACTGCATCAGGGAAAAGTGAAGATTTGAGTGACCTTGAAGCTAATGTTTCAGGTGGAGTGCTGAAAATAGGCTACAGGGGTAATAACTGGCATAAAAACCGTAAAACAGTAAGTATCAATATTACGATGCCAAATTTGCATGGAGTTGATTTTTCCGGGGCAAGTACTGCTACGGTTGGTAAATTTTCGGGAGTGAAAAATTTTGATGTTGAAGTTTCAGGGGCTTCAAGAGTTACTATGGAAGTGGCAGCTCAAAAAGTGAGCATGGATTTATCAGGTGCATCTTCGCTGGTATTAACGGGACAATGTGATGTTCTGAACGGAGAAGTTTCAGGTGCATCGACCTTCAAAGGAAGAGATTTTCCTGCCAAAGAAGTAAATATCGATGCTTCCGGTGCAAGCAGCGCCGCCGTTGTAGCCAGTACAACTATCCATGCCGAAGCAAGCGGAGCAAGCAGTATCAGATACTCAGGAAATGTAAAAGATATTCATTCCAGTACTTCGGGAGCAAGTTCAGTGAAGAGGGATTAA
- the gltX gene encoding glutamate--tRNA ligase has translation MNKLPVRVRFAPSPTGPLHAGGVRTALYNYLFARQQGGQMLLRIEDTDQNRYVPGAEAYIMEALSWLGITIDEGPEAGGPHAPYRQSERKEMYLEYAERLVKEGKAYYAFDTTEDLDEMRKRLEEAKVAAVQYNAITRQEMKNSLTLSPEETKARLESGEPYVIRMKIMPKEDIRFNDLIRGWVVVHSSQIDDKVLLKSDGMPTYHLANIVDDHLMGITHVIRGEEWLPSAPLHVLLYRYFGWENTMPQFAHLPLLLKPDGNGKLSKRDADLGGFPIFPLQWTDPNTGDIAKGFREEGYSPEATANFLALLGWNAGTEQEIFSMEELIKTFSFERVHKAGARFDIQKANWFNQQYLKMKDDAEIASEVKPLYATQGIEVNDEQVIQIVHLLKDRVHFVKEIVAESIFLFNAPKEYDQEVALKKWNEEAVNAISGFKDSLETFEGDFTADHIKHSLHATMETLGIKMGKIMQALRLAVTGAGAGPDLMVIMEILGKQEVTNRLVNALDRLPAQIRLA, from the coding sequence ATGAATAAGCTACCAGTTCGAGTAAGATTTGCTCCAAGTCCAACCGGCCCTCTTCATGCAGGAGGTGTTCGTACTGCATTGTATAACTATTTGTTTGCACGCCAGCAAGGTGGTCAGATGTTACTTCGTATTGAAGATACGGATCAAAACAGGTACGTTCCCGGTGCCGAAGCATATATTATGGAAGCACTTTCGTGGCTGGGAATTACCATCGACGAAGGACCGGAAGCGGGTGGCCCGCATGCACCTTACCGCCAGTCGGAACGGAAGGAAATGTACCTTGAATATGCAGAACGGCTGGTAAAAGAAGGCAAAGCATATTATGCTTTTGATACTACCGAAGATTTGGACGAAATGCGGAAACGCCTTGAGGAAGCCAAAGTTGCAGCGGTACAATATAATGCCATTACGCGTCAGGAAATGAAAAACTCGCTGACACTTTCACCGGAAGAAACCAAAGCAAGACTGGAAAGCGGGGAACCATACGTGATCCGGATGAAGATTATGCCCAAAGAGGATATCCGGTTCAATGACCTGATCCGTGGCTGGGTTGTCGTTCATTCTTCTCAGATTGATGATAAAGTGCTTTTGAAATCTGATGGAATGCCTACCTATCACCTGGCCAATATTGTGGATGACCATCTGATGGGAATCACACATGTGATCCGCGGAGAAGAATGGCTTCCATCTGCTCCGCTGCATGTTTTGTTATATCGTTATTTCGGCTGGGAAAACACAATGCCTCAGTTTGCGCATCTTCCGTTGCTTTTAAAGCCTGATGGAAATGGCAAACTTTCCAAGCGTGATGCGGATCTGGGTGGATTTCCTATATTTCCATTACAATGGACTGACCCAAATACCGGTGATATAGCGAAAGGTTTCCGTGAAGAAGGCTATTCGCCGGAAGCTACGGCTAATTTTCTTGCGTTGCTGGGCTGGAATGCGGGAACTGAACAGGAAATATTCAGCATGGAAGAGCTGATTAAAACATTCAGTTTTGAACGTGTGCATAAAGCAGGTGCAAGGTTTGATATTCAAAAAGCCAACTGGTTCAATCAGCAATATCTTAAAATGAAAGATGATGCTGAAATTGCCAGTGAAGTAAAACCGCTTTATGCTACCCAGGGAATTGAAGTAAATGATGAACAGGTTATTCAAATTGTCCATTTACTGAAAGACAGGGTACATTTTGTAAAAGAAATCGTGGCAGAATCAATTTTTCTTTTTAATGCCCCGAAGGAATATGATCAGGAGGTTGCTTTGAAAAAATGGAATGAAGAAGCTGTGAATGCTATTTCAGGATTTAAAGATTCGCTGGAAACATTTGAAGGTGATTTTACTGCTGATCATATCAAACATTCCCTTCATGCAACCATGGAGACTTTGGGAATCAAAATGGGCAAGATCATGCAGGCTTTGCGATTGGCCGTAACAGGTGCAGGCGCCGGCCCTGATTTAATGGTGATCATGGAAATACTCGGAAAACAGGAAGTGACAAACCGCCTGGTTAATGCCTTGGACCGCTTACCAGCTCAAATTCGCCTGGCATAA
- a CDS encoding two-component regulator propeller domain-containing protein has product MKNNYQFVLFILLLISCKNGDNPDPDKNARNHGELSEIVLKNYFITAIAFDKNGTAWLGTINQGLIKYDREITTVYNSSNSLLTNASINDIQIDKAGNVWIGSDDLIKYDGSKFTRYDAKTFGLQKNYVGSIVIDNAENIWFSCSSFKSGGLVKYDGTKFTAFTPENSRLPGNLIQSMTIDQNDNIWLAINDGINNLSLTRISGNQMTVFGPNEIGFTPYYFGNVVINKQNELFISLSYGLSSTMKTGRPQIFKFNGNKSTILNLPDENAIIYNTQRIFTDKNDQLWASFSGEKDCGIFINNQWDFKTLGTEGIFAFGQNPEGEIWLGTGKGVYILK; this is encoded by the coding sequence ATGAAAAACAACTACCAGTTTGTATTATTTATTTTGTTGCTGATTTCCTGTAAAAATGGGGATAATCCAGATCCCGACAAAAATGCCCGAAACCACGGAGAACTTTCAGAAATTGTATTGAAAAATTACTTTATCACTGCCATTGCATTTGATAAAAACGGTACGGCCTGGCTGGGAACTATTAACCAGGGACTGATAAAATATGATAGAGAAATAACAACAGTGTATAATTCTTCCAATTCATTGCTAACCAATGCTTCCATCAATGATATCCAAATTGATAAGGCCGGAAATGTATGGATAGGAAGCGACGACCTGATCAAATATGATGGATCAAAATTTACGAGATATGATGCCAAAACCTTCGGTTTACAAAAAAATTATGTTGGTTCAATTGTAATTGACAATGCCGAAAATATTTGGTTTTCGTGCAGTAGTTTTAAGTCAGGCGGATTGGTAAAATATGACGGAACAAAATTCACTGCTTTTACCCCGGAAAACTCCAGATTACCTGGCAATCTAATTCAAAGCATGACGATTGATCAGAATGATAATATCTGGCTGGCAATTAATGACGGTATAAATAACCTATCACTTACACGGATTTCCGGTAATCAAATGACTGTATTTGGCCCAAACGAAATTGGCTTTACACCATATTATTTTGGTAATGTTGTTATTAACAAACAAAACGAGCTGTTTATATCTCTCAGTTATGGACTTTCAAGTACCATGAAAACTGGCCGTCCGCAAATTTTTAAATTCAATGGAAACAAATCTACAATTCTGAATCTGCCTGATGAAAATGCTATTATCTATAATACACAAAGAATTTTTACAGATAAAAATGATCAGCTCTGGGCTTCGTTTTCAGGAGAAAAAGATTGCGGAATTTTTATAAATAATCAATGGGATTTCAAAACTTTAGGTACTGAAGGAATCTTCGCTTTCGGGCAAAATCCGGAAGGTGAAATTTGGCTGGGAACTGGTAAAGGCGTGTATATTTTAAAATAA